The proteins below come from a single Thalassotalea ponticola genomic window:
- a CDS encoding PEP-CTERM sorting domain-containing protein, translating to MKKYLTAILASIGLMMSASAYSEAVDFVALEETEGEGGTDVLVVTTSEWTVTITASGGFAYLDGPSGGEVGGLGACQNLDANDQCDPRSDDNVTLGESLTFTFSGIADRSAAILAQLWFNNNHDGGFGEGNNNVEISFDSVVADYETLIVDMNSGDQEGIPEAYGDTFAVSFQGIALVNGDSFTVSHINGNSDFYMAAMATFQGPDPRIGILVPEPTNIMLLALGLMGIVVSRRKRTL from the coding sequence ATGAAAAAATATTTAACAGCAATTTTAGCCAGTATTGGTTTAATGATGTCAGCGTCGGCATATTCAGAAGCTGTGGACTTTGTCGCGTTAGAAGAAACCGAAGGTGAAGGTGGCACAGATGTATTAGTCGTAACTACATCAGAATGGACGGTAACGATAACAGCCAGTGGCGGTTTTGCCTATTTAGACGGTCCTTCAGGAGGGGAAGTTGGTGGTCTTGGCGCTTGTCAAAACCTCGATGCTAACGATCAATGTGATCCGCGCAGTGATGATAACGTCACGCTTGGTGAGTCGTTAACATTTACCTTTAGTGGTATTGCAGATCGCTCAGCAGCCATACTTGCTCAACTTTGGTTTAACAACAACCACGATGGTGGTTTCGGTGAAGGCAACAATAATGTTGAAATTTCTTTTGATTCAGTTGTTGCTGATTACGAGACGCTTATTGTCGACATGAACTCAGGTGATCAAGAAGGTATTCCAGAAGCATACGGTGATACATTTGCGGTTAGTTTTCAAGGTATTGCATTAGTGAATGGCGATTCGTTTACCGTGTCACATATTAACGGTAATAGCGATTTCTATATGGCTGCGATGGCTACCTTTCAAGGACCTGATCCACGCATCGGCATTTTGGTTCCAGAGCCAACCAACATTATGCTATTAGCTCTTGGGTTAATGGGCATCGTTGTAAGTCGCCGCAAGCGCACGCTATAG
- a CDS encoding PEP-CTERM sorting domain-containing protein (PEP-CTERM proteins occur, often in large numbers, in the proteomes of bacteria that also encode an exosortase, a predicted intramembrane cysteine proteinase. The presence of a PEP-CTERM domain at a protein's C-terminus predicts cleavage within the sorting domain, followed by covalent anchoring to some some component of the (usually Gram-negative) cell surface. Many PEP-CTERM proteins exhibit an unusual sequence composition that includes large numbers of potential glycosylation sites. Expression of one such protein has been shown restore the ability of a bacterium to form floc, a type of biofilm.): MKKLLCSLIGAAGLIMASSASATVINFMELAKDNEQGQLEWVFDIGGATLTITANDGTPAYAYLDDANSAGLEGGLGVCSNVNANMQCVPGNDDNITVGESLTFTFTDIANGAYVSLEQLWFNNNHDEGFFDGDAIEVSFSTTRSKFAFDVLGDGVLVDEPTRTRSGSGGAFGNYAWISDGGEVTFTEGQSFTVSYLNQEFYVAALEARVVPEPHNIALLALGLAGLAVSRRRRR; this comes from the coding sequence ATGAAAAAATTACTTTGTTCATTAATTGGTGCGGCAGGGCTGATAATGGCCTCGTCAGCATCGGCCACTGTCATTAACTTTATGGAGCTTGCTAAAGATAACGAGCAAGGTCAGTTAGAGTGGGTTTTTGATATTGGTGGTGCAACGTTGACCATCACGGCAAACGACGGAACCCCTGCCTACGCTTATTTAGATGATGCCAATTCGGCCGGTCTCGAAGGTGGTTTAGGTGTCTGTTCAAACGTGAATGCTAACATGCAATGTGTACCAGGCAATGACGATAACATCACGGTAGGAGAGTCACTGACCTTTACCTTCACCGACATCGCAAACGGTGCCTATGTAAGCCTTGAGCAATTGTGGTTTAACAATAACCACGACGAGGGCTTTTTTGACGGTGACGCAATTGAGGTTAGTTTTTCTACTACTCGCAGTAAATTTGCCTTTGACGTGTTAGGGGATGGTGTTCTGGTTGATGAACCTACACGCACACGCAGTGGTTCAGGTGGTGCTTTTGGTAACTACGCGTGGATAAGTGATGGCGGAGAAGTTACGTTTACAGAAGGTCAGTCATTCACCGTGTCATATCTTAATCAAGAGTTTTATGTTGCAGCGTTAGAGGCGAGAGTGGTTCCAGAGCCTCACAACATTGCATTATTGGCATTGGGCCTAGCTGGTTTAGCGGTAAGTCGTCGCAGACGTCGCTAA
- a CDS encoding LysR family transcriptional regulator encodes MNIYNIDLNLLVAFDVLLREKNVTKAAGHLGITQPAMSNSLKRLRTLLNDPVLVRTSDGMVPTERALILAPKIRQILLSTKDALQQVDADFIPEQSKRVYRIMASDYAASTLLPKLLEQLSTIASQTTIDIMTPSDVTFRDVEDGKIDMAINLFNELPQSFHQKVLWRDSFSCLTRVDNPVLNDFNLASYLASKHVWVSKTGFGVGLGMNPKDVQKLGWVDEALARIGKHRDIKVFTRNYHVAMQLAHDAQLIATLPSKAAEVHKADPAYAVLAPPFDIPDIELKMIWSPLLHHEPSHIWFRQQVVSAAQLC; translated from the coding sequence ATGAATATATACAATATTGACCTTAATTTACTGGTTGCTTTTGATGTTTTGCTAAGAGAGAAAAACGTCACCAAAGCGGCTGGTCACCTCGGTATCACCCAACCGGCAATGAGCAATAGCTTAAAGCGTTTGCGCACCTTGCTCAACGATCCCGTATTGGTTCGTACATCTGATGGCATGGTTCCCACCGAACGCGCATTAATTCTCGCCCCGAAAATACGACAAATTTTATTATCCACCAAAGATGCCCTGCAACAGGTTGACGCCGATTTTATTCCAGAGCAGTCAAAACGCGTCTATCGCATCATGGCAAGCGACTATGCTGCTTCAACCCTACTGCCCAAATTACTGGAACAACTTAGCACCATCGCCAGTCAAACGACAATTGATATCATGACCCCAAGTGACGTCACCTTTCGAGATGTCGAGGATGGCAAGATAGATATGGCCATTAACTTGTTTAATGAACTACCGCAATCGTTTCATCAAAAAGTGTTGTGGCGAGATAGCTTTAGTTGTTTAACGCGTGTAGACAATCCCGTACTCAACGATTTTAATTTGGCTAGTTATTTGGCCAGTAAACACGTGTGGGTATCAAAAACGGGATTTGGTGTTGGCTTGGGTATGAACCCTAAAGATGTGCAAAAGTTAGGTTGGGTAGATGAAGCATTAGCGCGTATCGGAAAACACAGAGACATAAAAGTGTTTACTCGTAATTACCACGTTGCTATGCAGCTTGCCCATGATGCTCAATTAATTGCAACCTTGCCCAGTAAAGCGGCGGAGGTGCATAAAGCCGATCCGGCGTATGCGGTATTAGCGCCGCCGTTTGATATTCCCGATATCGAACTAAAAATGATTTGGTCTCCGTTGTTACACCATGAGCCCAGCCACATTTGGTTTCGCCAACAAGTGGTAAGCGCTGCGCAGCTCTGTTAA
- a CDS encoding YdiY family protein, which translates to MMKRISFVLLCFYSTAIFANQSHSATNPVGDIVDALTPVDTPDCYHFTDEIPPEEFIGLPECDLTPPTLTGSVEVGTFFNTSDNDYFITKARSDFSHEIGKLRTNWIFDIFGRKSEVTDATSGEKRFETTDQKWLTSLQSNYTLEEGGQNYLFGFGSYEADRFNGFDFQASVAAGWGRRWYETKDAYFDAEIGPGFKIDEIAQSEQHNNRTESAFIVRTAATYERQLYKKVSYKQTLSAELAAESGQNSKFKSVSSISTKLIESLALKFAFTIDHNTNVDGDIEKTRTETSLTLVYSI; encoded by the coding sequence ATGATGAAAAGAATTAGTTTCGTATTACTTTGCTTTTATTCCACTGCTATTTTTGCCAATCAATCACACTCTGCGACTAATCCTGTCGGAGACATTGTTGACGCACTAACGCCAGTAGATACCCCTGATTGCTATCACTTTACCGATGAAATTCCACCAGAAGAATTCATAGGTCTTCCCGAATGCGATCTTACGCCCCCCACCCTGACCGGCTCGGTCGAAGTGGGCACATTTTTTAACACCAGTGACAATGATTACTTCATCACGAAAGCTCGTTCGGATTTTAGTCACGAAATTGGCAAGTTACGCACCAACTGGATTTTCGATATTTTTGGGCGAAAATCGGAAGTAACCGATGCCACGTCCGGTGAGAAACGCTTTGAAACAACCGACCAAAAATGGCTGACCTCATTGCAAAGTAACTACACCTTAGAAGAAGGCGGGCAAAATTATCTATTTGGCTTCGGCTCATACGAAGCCGATAGATTTAACGGTTTTGACTTTCAAGCTTCGGTTGCAGCCGGTTGGGGTCGCCGCTGGTACGAAACCAAAGACGCGTACTTCGATGCCGAGATTGGTCCGGGTTTTAAAATAGATGAAATCGCCCAGTCAGAGCAGCACAACAATCGCACCGAGAGTGCATTTATTGTTCGTACCGCGGCAACGTATGAGCGACAACTGTACAAGAAGGTCAGTTACAAACAAACGCTAAGTGCCGAACTCGCCGCCGAATCAGGGCAAAATAGTAAGTTTAAATCGGTGAGTTCGATAAGTACCAAGCTTATTGAATCGCTAGCATTAAAATTCGCCTTTACCATTGATCACAATACCAATGTTGATGGCGATATAGAAAAAACTCGCACCGAAACCTCGCTGACCTTAGTCTATAGTATTTAA
- the fba gene encoding class II fructose-bisphosphate aldolase (catalyzes the reversible aldol condensation of dihydroxyacetonephosphate and glyceraldehyde 3-phosphate in the Calvin cycle, glycolysis, and/or gluconeogenesis) — MALISMRQMLDHAAEHDYGIPAFNVNNLEQVRAIMQAADETDSPVILQASAGARKYAGAPFLRHLILAAVEEFPHIPVAMHQDHGTSPAVCQRSIQLGFSSVMMDGSLMEDGKTPSSYEYNLEVTKQAVAMAHACGVSVEGELGCLGSLETGMAGEEDGVGAEGVLSREQLLTDPEEAADFVKQTNVDALAIACGTSHGAYKFTRPPTGDILAIDRIKAIHERIPNTHLVMHGSSSVPQEWLAIINEYGGEIPETYGVPVEQIIEGIKNGVRKVNIDTDLRLASTGAIRRFMAQNPSEFDPRKYLATSTQAMYEICKARYEAFNTAGNASKIKPISLESMFARYANGELNAVIK; from the coding sequence ATGGCTTTAATTTCGATGCGCCAAATGCTTGATCATGCCGCAGAGCATGACTACGGTATTCCCGCTTTTAACGTTAATAACCTAGAGCAAGTCCGCGCCATTATGCAGGCCGCCGACGAAACAGATAGTCCGGTGATATTGCAAGCATCGGCGGGTGCTCGCAAATACGCTGGCGCACCATTTTTGCGTCACCTGATCTTAGCCGCAGTTGAAGAATTTCCGCATATCCCTGTTGCCATGCACCAAGATCACGGCACCTCTCCAGCGGTATGCCAACGTTCAATTCAATTGGGCTTTTCATCAGTTATGATGGATGGCTCTCTGATGGAAGACGGCAAAACCCCATCGAGCTATGAGTACAACCTAGAGGTTACCAAACAAGCTGTTGCTATGGCACACGCGTGTGGTGTATCGGTAGAAGGTGAACTCGGCTGTTTGGGCTCGCTTGAAACGGGTATGGCGGGTGAGGAAGACGGCGTTGGCGCAGAAGGCGTATTGAGCCGCGAACAACTGCTAACCGACCCCGAAGAAGCGGCAGACTTTGTTAAACAAACCAACGTTGACGCGTTGGCAATTGCCTGTGGTACTTCACACGGTGCATACAAATTCACTCGTCCACCAACAGGTGATATTTTGGCTATCGACCGGATCAAAGCGATCCACGAGCGCATTCCCAATACCCACTTGGTTATGCACGGTTCATCATCGGTGCCACAAGAGTGGTTAGCAATTATTAATGAATATGGCGGCGAAATACCAGAAACTTATGGCGTGCCGGTAGAGCAAATCATCGAAGGTATTAAAAACGGCGTTCGCAAGGTAAATATTGATACTGATTTACGTTTAGCATCGACAGGCGCTATTCGTCGTTTTATGGCGCAAAACCCAAGCGAATTCGACCCGCGTAAGTACCTAGCTACGAGTACCCAAGCAATGTACGAAATTTGTAAAGCGCGTTACGAAGCATTCAATACCGCAGGTAATGCAAGCAAGATCAAACCGATTTCGCTTGAATCTATGTTTGCTCGTTACGCCAACGGTGAATTAAACGCGGTGATAAAATAG
- a CDS encoding phosphoglycerate kinase, translated as MSVIKMTDLDLTGKRVLIREDLNVPVNNGIITSDARLRAAIPTIQHALSQNAKVMVMSHLGRPVEGEYNEEFSLQVVADYLSNALNIPVRLEKDYLNGVDVKDGELVVFENVRFNVGEKKNDDQLAKQLASLCDVYVMDAFGTAHRAQASTHGVGQFAPIACAGPLLAGELDALGKALDNPKRPLVAIVGGSKVSTKLTVLESLAKVVDQLVVGGGIANTFIAAQGHNVGKSLYEADLIDEAIRLTQDAQANNGDIPVPSDVVVGKEFSADATATLKSVNDVADDEMIFDIGPQSAQALANILANAGTIVWNGPVGVFEFDQFGSGTEAIAKAIANSDAFSIAGGGDTLAAVDKYNIADKISYISTGGGAFLEFLEGKKLPAVAMLEARAANA; from the coding sequence ATGTCAGTAATTAAAATGACTGATTTAGATTTAACTGGCAAGCGCGTTCTTATTCGCGAAGATCTGAATGTGCCTGTTAACAATGGCATCATCACCTCAGACGCTCGCCTTAGAGCCGCCATACCCACCATTCAACACGCATTATCACAAAATGCGAAAGTGATGGTTATGTCACACTTAGGTCGTCCTGTGGAAGGTGAGTACAACGAGGAGTTTTCACTGCAAGTGGTAGCTGATTACCTAAGTAACGCATTAAACATACCTGTGCGTCTTGAGAAAGACTATTTAAATGGTGTTGATGTCAAAGACGGTGAGCTTGTTGTTTTTGAAAATGTGCGCTTTAACGTCGGTGAGAAGAAAAACGATGATCAGCTAGCAAAGCAACTTGCCTCGTTGTGTGATGTTTATGTCATGGATGCGTTTGGCACGGCTCATCGCGCTCAAGCAAGCACCCACGGCGTTGGTCAATTCGCCCCCATCGCCTGTGCGGGCCCGTTACTCGCTGGTGAGCTCGATGCCTTAGGCAAGGCGTTAGACAATCCTAAACGCCCATTGGTAGCTATCGTTGGTGGCTCTAAGGTATCGACCAAATTAACTGTACTAGAGTCACTGGCAAAAGTGGTTGATCAACTCGTTGTTGGCGGTGGTATCGCTAACACCTTCATCGCCGCACAAGGCCACAATGTTGGTAAGTCTCTGTATGAAGCTGACTTAATCGATGAGGCAATTCGCCTAACCCAAGATGCGCAAGCCAACAACGGTGATATTCCTGTACCTAGTGATGTAGTCGTTGGCAAAGAGTTTTCCGCCGACGCAACGGCTACGTTAAAGAGCGTCAATGACGTCGCTGATGATGAAATGATTTTCGATATTGGTCCACAGTCGGCACAAGCACTAGCAAACATTTTAGCAAACGCGGGAACCATCGTTTGGAATGGTCCTGTTGGCGTATTTGAATTTGATCAATTTGGTTCCGGTACAGAAGCGATTGCCAAAGCAATTGCCAACTCTGATGCATTTTCGATAGCCGGTGGTGGTGACACCTTAGCCGCGGTCGACAAATACAACATCGCCGATAAAATCTCGTATATTTCCACCGGTGGTGGCGCGTTTTTAGAGTTTTTAGAGGGCAAAAAATTACCCGCTGTAGCGATGCTTGAAGCGCGCGCAGCAAACGCTTAA
- the epd gene encoding erythrose-4-phosphate dehydrogenase gives MTINIAINGFGRIGRSILRSLYETGRTDQFRVVAINELAKPEGIAHLLKYDTNHGRFAFDVRYRDQKLSVAGDDIALLHQSDITKLPWQQYDVDIVLECTGVFKDRASAQAHIDCGAKKVLFSHPAQNDVDKTIIYGINHQLLTALDNIVSNGSCTTNCIVPVIQVLDQAFGVESGTITTIHSSMHDQQVIDAYHDDLRLSRAASQSIIPVDTKLAAGIERILPKLSGRFEAIAVRVPTINVTAMDLSVTLNTDVNIDTVNQAIIDALDGPLQGILGFTTEPLVSSDFNHDPHSSIVDGNSTRVSHKRLVKLLVWCDNEWGFANRMLDTALSMQQAR, from the coding sequence ATGACCATAAATATTGCTATTAATGGCTTTGGCCGCATCGGTCGAAGTATCTTGCGCTCTCTCTACGAAACCGGTCGAACCGACCAATTTCGGGTGGTCGCGATTAATGAACTGGCAAAGCCTGAAGGCATCGCGCATCTGCTCAAGTACGATACCAATCACGGCCGTTTCGCTTTTGACGTGCGCTATCGCGACCAAAAACTATCGGTTGCCGGTGATGACATTGCCTTGCTTCACCAATCAGACATCACTAAATTGCCTTGGCAACAATACGACGTCGATATTGTCTTAGAGTGCACCGGCGTATTTAAAGACAGGGCGAGCGCACAGGCCCATATTGACTGCGGTGCTAAAAAAGTACTGTTCTCTCATCCTGCGCAAAATGATGTTGATAAGACCATTATTTACGGTATCAATCACCAGCTGTTAACGGCATTGGATAACATTGTTTCTAACGGCTCGTGTACAACAAATTGTATTGTGCCGGTAATTCAGGTTCTCGACCAAGCTTTTGGTGTTGAAAGCGGTACCATTACCACCATACACTCGTCGATGCACGATCAACAGGTCATTGATGCATACCACGATGATTTGCGTCTATCGCGTGCAGCAAGCCAGTCCATTATTCCTGTAGACACTAAGTTAGCTGCCGGGATCGAGCGCATTTTACCAAAATTATCAGGTCGCTTTGAGGCAATTGCCGTACGAGTACCTACAATTAATGTTACAGCCATGGATTTGAGCGTTACCTTAAACACCGATGTCAACATTGATACGGTAAATCAAGCAATTATCGACGCTCTCGACGGGCCATTACAAGGCATTTTAGGGTTCACTACAGAGCCGTTGGTGTCGAGTGATTTTAACCACGACCCTCATTCATCGATTGTTGATGGCAACTCAACTCGAGTCAGTCACAAACGCTTGGTTAAGCTGTTGGTGTGGTGTGACAATGAGTGGGGGTTTGCAAATCGCATGTTAGATACCGCCCTTAGCATGCAACAAGCTAGATAA